From the genome of Candidatus Methylomirabilota bacterium, one region includes:
- a CDS encoding type VI secretion system ATPase TssH — protein MAFMRFDKFTFKAQEAIQQAQKLAEEREHQAIDVEHLLLALVGQAEGVVQPILRKMGANPGQVASRLTEELGRLPRVSGLPQGQVHITPRLEKVLSAALSEAERLKDEYVSTEHLLLAISDAGGGGVGKVFREAGITKDRIYAALQEVRGSQRVTDQAPEEKYQALERYARDLTDLARKGKLDPVIGRDDEIRRVVQVLARRTKNNPVLIGEPGV, from the coding sequence ATGGCCTTTATGCGATTTGATAAGTTCACGTTTAAGGCGCAGGAGGCGATCCAGCAGGCCCAAAAGCTGGCCGAGGAACGGGAGCATCAGGCGATTGACGTTGAGCACCTGTTGCTGGCGCTGGTCGGCCAGGCGGAAGGAGTGGTCCAGCCGATCCTGAGAAAGATGGGGGCCAACCCAGGCCAGGTTGCCTCACGACTCACAGAGGAGCTTGGGCGACTTCCCAGAGTCTCCGGCTTGCCACAAGGCCAGGTCCACATCACGCCGCGCCTTGAAAAGGTGCTGAGTGCGGCGCTGTCCGAGGCGGAACGCCTCAAGGACGAGTATGTCAGCACCGAGCATCTGCTCCTGGCGATCTCCGACGCGGGCGGCGGCGGTGTCGGGAAGGTCTTTCGCGAAGCTGGGATTACAAAGGACAGAATCTACGCGGCCTTGCAGGAGGTCCGCGGTAGTCAGCGCGTGACCGACCAGGCCCCGGAGGAGAAGTACCAGGCGCTGGAACGGTACGCCCGCGATCTGACCGATCTGGCCAGAAAGGGGAAGTTGGACCCGGTCATCGGTCGGGACGATGAGATCCGCCGGGTGGTCCAGGTCCTGGCGCGCCGGACCAAGAACAACCCGGTCCTGATCGGCGAGCCGGGGGTGG